From Vibrio splendidus, a single genomic window includes:
- a CDS encoding ATPase, which translates to MRANKVALMISMLFAIAGCQSTPSEQTDANQTTNNNNQSTIEVRSFQSVQSVYSEWEAKLADHAQLSLYAPENYNELLDAWDDAESIYADLLKDETRLTKSYSIFSSLTYAEAFDEKIALIKSNYDSILVLKKKADRVLADSIVQMDYLKFLGADTMFTSSYKRLYSEYSELFEYVLVDELEDAQEAQVEFLNNARLLEVKVAHKKYIEPLKDELEFLEDEDFDDVAPLTFAKAASQIALAESQVKASPREKSIIEDAVHAAEFELNHVRSVAHEVKVLASVKGDKFEQSVLNAENQLLSISQVVNDEDYRDVGLRQQSQKIVSSVKALKSLDMTASLKSEIETLTEQLAKLESDNQKQAQQLSEATKHSNLLDEQITKSDAHIKSLEELVDSLRNLGGKVANESDSDVIPLSTGSNLEGSALEQSSEEVIEPSV; encoded by the coding sequence GTGAGAGCGAACAAAGTAGCATTAATGATCAGTATGCTATTTGCTATCGCAGGGTGTCAGAGTACACCTTCAGAGCAGACAGACGCGAACCAAACCACAAACAACAATAACCAATCTACAATCGAGGTCCGTTCATTTCAGTCTGTCCAAAGCGTTTACTCCGAATGGGAGGCTAAGCTCGCAGACCACGCTCAGTTGTCTCTCTATGCTCCAGAGAATTACAATGAACTATTAGACGCTTGGGACGACGCTGAAAGCATTTATGCGGATTTACTGAAAGACGAAACTCGGCTCACCAAGAGTTATTCAATTTTTTCGAGCCTGACTTACGCTGAAGCTTTTGATGAAAAAATTGCGTTGATCAAATCAAACTATGACTCGATATTAGTGCTAAAGAAGAAGGCTGACCGAGTACTAGCGGATTCGATTGTGCAAATGGATTACCTCAAGTTCCTTGGCGCAGATACCATGTTTACCTCGAGCTACAAACGCTTGTATTCAGAATACAGCGAGTTGTTTGAGTATGTGCTGGTCGATGAGCTTGAAGACGCTCAAGAAGCACAGGTGGAGTTTCTTAATAATGCTCGCTTATTGGAAGTTAAAGTGGCACATAAGAAATACATCGAACCATTGAAGGACGAGTTAGAGTTCTTGGAAGATGAAGATTTTGATGACGTTGCTCCACTGACGTTTGCTAAAGCAGCATCTCAAATTGCTTTGGCAGAAAGCCAAGTCAAAGCCAGTCCTCGTGAAAAGTCGATCATTGAAGATGCGGTGCACGCTGCGGAGTTTGAGTTGAACCACGTGCGCAGTGTCGCTCATGAAGTCAAAGTGCTAGCGAGCGTAAAAGGCGACAAATTCGAACAGTCGGTTTTGAATGCAGAGAATCAGTTGTTGAGCATTTCACAAGTCGTTAATGATGAAGATTACCGAGATGTTGGGTTGCGTCAGCAATCTCAGAAAATTGTATCGAGTGTGAAAGCGTTAAAAAGCTTAGATATGACAGCGTCATTAAAGTCAGAAATTGAAACTTTGACTGAACAACTCGCTAAGCTAGAGAGTGATAATCAGAAGCAGGCGCAACAATTGTCTGAGGCGACTAAGCATAGCAATCTTCTAGATGAGCAGATTACCAAGAGTGATGCGCATATTAAGAGTTTAGAAGAGCTAGTGGACAGTTTGAGAAATCTAGGTGGTAAAGTTGCCAATGAAAGTGATTCTGATGTAATCCCTTTGAGTACTGGATCGAATCTAGAGGGCTCTGCTCTAGAACAATCATCAGAAGAAGTGATTGAACCTTCGGTTTAG
- a CDS encoding YdcF family protein, which translates to MTNQSIANQDIAKQSVTNKSRIKLHRSIDTLWNFMSMGHKVTPSDCIFVLCSNDTRVAEYAAELYHQKIAPYIVFSGGVGRFTEGSFERSEAETFAAIARDAGVPDSDIIIEKHATNTGENVRFTHELLTEQGLSPKRLTLVQKPFMEKRTYATFSKQWPEESVEITVTSQWQNWDDYFNEELPLDMVLGALIADYERIKFYPAQGFQIEMPIPDDVDHAYQALKQLGFE; encoded by the coding sequence ATGACTAATCAATCCATAGCTAACCAAGACATAGCTAAGCAATCTGTAACAAATAAATCGAGGATTAAGCTACATCGTTCGATCGACACCCTTTGGAACTTCATGTCTATGGGCCACAAGGTTACGCCTTCAGATTGCATCTTTGTGTTGTGCAGTAATGATACTCGTGTCGCTGAATACGCTGCTGAGCTATATCATCAAAAAATTGCTCCATACATCGTTTTTTCTGGCGGTGTGGGGCGCTTTACAGAAGGGAGCTTTGAGCGTTCAGAAGCCGAAACATTCGCGGCTATTGCACGAGATGCTGGCGTGCCAGACTCTGACATTATCATTGAGAAACACGCAACCAATACTGGGGAAAATGTACGATTCACCCACGAGCTGTTGACTGAGCAAGGGTTGTCACCGAAAAGACTAACCTTAGTACAGAAGCCCTTTATGGAGAAACGCACCTACGCCACGTTTAGTAAACAATGGCCTGAAGAGAGTGTAGAAATTACCGTGACTTCGCAATGGCAAAATTGGGATGATTACTTTAATGAAGAGTTGCCGTTAGACATGGTGTTGGGCGCATTAATTGCTGATTATGAACGAATCAAATTCTACCCAGCCCAAGGCTTTCAAATTGAGATGCCAATCCCCGATGACGTTGATCATGCCTATCAAGCATTGAAGCAACTGGGTTTCGAATAA
- the torE gene encoding trimethylamine N-oxide reductase system protein TorE, with protein sequence MSDVNKIETGEKRSLEWKSFLFIAVVLFPILSVAFVGGYGFLVWALQVFVLGPPGAHGGM encoded by the coding sequence ATGAGTGATGTTAATAAAATTGAAACTGGCGAAAAACGCTCGTTGGAGTGGAAGTCATTCCTCTTCATTGCAGTGGTTCTCTTTCCAATATTAAGTGTGGCTTTTGTAGGAGGCTACGGCTTTCTAGTTTGGGCACTGCAAGTGTTTGTATTAGGTCCTCCAGGTGCACACGGCGGCATGTAA
- a CDS encoding NAD(P)H-binding protein, which translates to MASIFIVGAGWVGAPLSKHLEKHGNQVVVTKTTRAGADTIGNKRIPCEVFSFDSSEPEHTIGQLYSLLLENNAEIVIGSFPPGFRKGAGQEYAEYWQQLTNACQKANVKKLIMVSSTTVYPTKPGILYEQDASLAISTSSDEQANSFSDNARVMLQAEQYIIDSGIDYTILRFSGLIGPSRHPSRFASKLKQVSTQAPANMLHLDDAIGAVNFAINQLRNEVVNVTTPNTVSKAEFYAAALKSANSSEPLPLVVDTPDKLISSKKILDLGYSFKFDSTLDALYD; encoded by the coding sequence ATGGCTTCTATATTTATTGTTGGTGCAGGATGGGTCGGTGCACCTTTATCTAAACATCTAGAAAAACATGGTAACCAAGTGGTGGTCACAAAAACGACCCGAGCGGGTGCAGACACCATTGGTAACAAACGTATCCCATGTGAAGTTTTCAGCTTTGACTCATCGGAGCCTGAGCATACTATCGGCCAACTCTATTCACTGTTACTCGAAAATAATGCAGAGATCGTCATTGGTAGCTTCCCTCCCGGCTTTAGAAAAGGTGCGGGACAAGAATATGCTGAATACTGGCAACAGCTAACCAATGCTTGTCAGAAAGCCAATGTCAAAAAGCTGATCATGGTTAGCTCGACTACGGTCTACCCGACCAAGCCAGGGATCTTATACGAGCAAGATGCCTCATTAGCGATTTCTACGTCGAGTGATGAACAAGCCAACTCATTTTCGGACAATGCACGCGTGATGCTACAAGCAGAACAGTACATCATTGATTCCGGTATCGACTACACTATCCTTCGCTTCAGTGGGTTAATCGGCCCTAGCCGCCACCCATCTAGGTTTGCAAGTAAATTGAAACAGGTCAGCACTCAAGCTCCTGCCAACATGCTTCATCTTGACGACGCGATTGGCGCGGTCAACTTCGCTATCAACCAACTGCGCAACGAAGTGGTTAATGTTACGACCCCAAACACGGTGAGTAAGGCGGAGTTTTATGCCGCTGCACTGAAAAGCGCCAACAGCAGTGAGCCGCTGCCCCTCGTGGTCGATACACCAGACAAGCTGATCTCTTCGAAAAAGATTCTCGACTTAGGTTACTCGTTTAAATTCGATTCCACACTGGACGCTCTTTATGACTAA
- a CDS encoding TIGR02647 family protein, with translation MKYNAENIADLNLLLQFDVSSAATGIKVHQEAAQETQDAVKRLFEKNLCTQPDGGYLTDEGIQMAERADKLLRVLN, from the coding sequence ATGAAGTACAACGCTGAAAACATTGCTGATTTAAACCTCCTTCTTCAATTTGATGTAAGTAGTGCCGCTACTGGAATTAAAGTTCATCAAGAGGCAGCTCAAGAAACTCAAGACGCTGTTAAGCGCCTATTCGAAAAGAACCTTTGTACTCAGCCAGACGGCGGTTACCTAACAGATGAAGGTATACAGATGGCAGAGCGCGCAGACAAACTACTTCGCGTACTAAACTAA
- a CDS encoding thymidine kinase, which yields MAQMYFYYSAMNAGKSTTLLQSSFNYQERGMTPVIFTAALDDRYGIGKVSSRIGLQSEAQLFKNDTNMFDAIQKLNEEEKRHCVLIDECQFLSKEQVYQLTEVVDKLHIPVLCYGLRTDFLGELFEGSRYLLSWADKLVELKTICHCGRKANMVIRTDEHGVAIAEGDQVAIGGNDQYVSACRLHYKEALGK from the coding sequence GTGGCTCAGATGTATTTTTATTACTCGGCAATGAATGCGGGTAAATCAACAACGCTTCTTCAGTCTTCATTCAACTACCAAGAGCGTGGCATGACGCCAGTGATCTTCACGGCTGCATTGGATGATCGTTATGGTATCGGTAAAGTTAGCTCTCGAATTGGTTTGCAATCTGAAGCTCAACTTTTTAAAAATGACACCAATATGTTTGACGCAATCCAAAAACTCAATGAAGAAGAAAAGCGTCATTGCGTTTTGATTGATGAGTGTCAGTTCTTGTCGAAAGAGCAGGTGTACCAGTTAACAGAAGTGGTCGATAAACTGCATATCCCTGTACTTTGCTACGGTTTACGTACTGATTTCTTGGGTGAACTGTTTGAAGGTAGCCGTTACTTATTATCTTGGGCAGATAAACTGGTTGAGCTTAAAACCATTTGTCACTGTGGCCGTAAAGCTAATATGGTAATCCGTACCGACGAGCACGGTGTGGCGATTGCTGAAGGTGACCAAGTGGCTATTGGCGGGAATGATCAGTATGTTTCTGCTTGCCGTTTGCACTACAAAGAAGCGTTAGGCAAATAA
- the cysS gene encoding cysteine--tRNA ligase, with protein MLKIYNTLTRQKEEFKPITAGKVGMYVCGVTIYDLCHIGHGRTFVSFDVVTRYLRYLGYDLNFVRNITDIDDKIIKRANENGESCDSLTERLIGEMHADFDALNMKRPDVEPRATEFITEIVELVEKLIERGFAYVASNGDVMFEVKKFDEYGKLSKQDLDQLQAGARVDVDSAKRSPLDFVLWKMSKPGEPTWESPWGPGRPGWHIECSAMNSSILGNHFDIHGGGSDLQFPHHENEIAQSCCAHGTQYVNTWMHSGMVMVDREKMSKSLGNFFTIRDVLQHYDAETVRYFLMSGHYRSQLNYSEDNLNQARASLERLYTSLRGLDVTAAPAGGEEYVTRFSTAMNDDFNTPEAYSVLFEMAREINRIKTESVEKASALGALMRELADIIGILHQDPEAFLQGDAAGNDDEVAEIEALIKLRNDSRASKDWANADLARDKLNELGIVLEDGPEGTTWRRK; from the coding sequence ATGCTGAAAATTTATAACACACTCACAAGACAGAAAGAGGAATTCAAACCAATTACAGCTGGCAAAGTCGGCATGTATGTCTGTGGGGTAACCATATACGATCTCTGTCACATTGGTCATGGCCGCACGTTTGTTTCTTTCGACGTAGTAACTCGTTACCTTCGTTACCTTGGTTACGATTTGAACTTCGTTCGTAACATTACTGATATCGATGACAAGATCATCAAACGCGCTAACGAAAACGGCGAGTCTTGTGATTCTTTAACTGAGCGCTTGATTGGTGAAATGCATGCAGATTTCGATGCATTGAATATGAAACGCCCAGATGTAGAGCCTCGTGCGACTGAATTCATCACTGAAATCGTTGAGCTTGTTGAAAAGTTAATTGAGCGTGGTTTTGCTTATGTTGCAAGCAACGGCGACGTGATGTTCGAAGTTAAGAAATTTGACGAATACGGTAAGCTTTCAAAGCAAGACCTTGATCAGCTTCAAGCTGGTGCTCGTGTTGATGTTGATTCTGCAAAACGTAGCCCGTTAGATTTCGTTCTTTGGAAGATGTCTAAGCCAGGTGAACCTACGTGGGAATCACCATGGGGTCCAGGTCGTCCGGGTTGGCACATCGAGTGTTCAGCGATGAACTCTTCTATTCTTGGCAATCACTTCGATATCCACGGTGGTGGTTCAGATCTACAGTTCCCGCATCACGAGAACGAAATCGCACAATCTTGCTGCGCACACGGCACACAGTATGTGAATACTTGGATGCACAGTGGCATGGTGATGGTAGACAGAGAAAAAATGTCTAAGTCACTGGGTAACTTCTTCACTATCCGTGACGTACTTCAGCATTACGATGCAGAAACAGTGCGTTACTTCCTAATGTCTGGTCACTACCGCAGCCAACTGAACTACAGCGAAGATAACCTAAACCAAGCTCGTGCATCACTTGAGCGTCTTTACACATCACTTCGTGGCCTAGACGTTACAGCAGCTCCGGCTGGTGGTGAAGAGTACGTGACTCGTTTCTCTACAGCGATGAACGATGATTTCAACACTCCAGAAGCTTATTCAGTACTGTTTGAAATGGCTCGTGAAATCAACCGCATCAAAACTGAAAGTGTCGAAAAAGCAAGTGCACTAGGTGCATTGATGCGTGAACTAGCAGACATCATCGGTATTCTTCATCAAGATCCAGAGGCTTTCTTGCAAGGCGATGCGGCAGGCAACGATGACGAAGTGGCTGAAATCGAAGCGTTGATCAAACTGCGTAACGACTCTCGTGCTTCGAAAGATTGGGCGAATGCCGACCTTGCACGTGACAAGCTAAACGAGTTGGGTATTGTTCTGGAAGATGGTCCAGAAGGTACGACTTGGCGTCGTAAGTAA
- a CDS encoding ABC transporter permease, producing MQDVIDISWWQLLFFSSLLLLPIVINHKLKLGLGKEASISIIRMTVQLFLVGLYLEYLFTLNSLWVNLLWLFTMIIVGASSIVEKSKLPRNLLLVPVAVSLAVTCVPIVLFICLFIIKPTPVFNAQYLIPIAGMLLGNSLSSNIVALQNLFGAFETQKSEYEAAIALGASPSYAAAPFVRNAIQKAMSPIMASMATTGLVTLPGMMTGQILGGASPMIAIKYQLMIMLAIFVMMSCSLALVLHLSLKTSLTKEGRVLAQIQPSK from the coding sequence ATGCAAGACGTTATTGATATATCTTGGTGGCAATTATTGTTTTTCAGTTCACTTCTCTTGCTGCCAATTGTAATCAACCACAAGCTAAAACTTGGCCTTGGAAAAGAGGCTTCTATCAGCATCATTCGCATGACTGTTCAGCTATTTCTGGTTGGCCTCTACCTAGAATACCTGTTCACTTTGAATAGCTTGTGGGTCAATTTACTGTGGTTATTTACGATGATTATCGTTGGGGCAAGCTCGATTGTTGAAAAGTCCAAGTTACCCCGAAACCTCTTGTTAGTCCCTGTCGCTGTGAGCCTAGCGGTAACCTGTGTACCCATTGTCTTGTTCATCTGCTTATTTATCATTAAACCAACACCGGTTTTTAACGCTCAGTACCTTATCCCGATCGCAGGGATGTTATTGGGTAATAGCTTAAGCAGTAATATAGTGGCATTGCAGAACCTGTTTGGTGCTTTTGAAACACAGAAATCAGAATATGAAGCAGCAATCGCGTTAGGCGCGTCTCCTTCCTATGCTGCAGCGCCTTTTGTGCGTAATGCTATACAGAAAGCGATGTCTCCTATTATGGCCTCAATGGCAACCACAGGCTTAGTAACGCTACCGGGGATGATGACAGGACAAATCTTAGGGGGAGCTTCACCAATGATCGCAATTAAGTATCAACTGATGATCATGTTGGCTATTTTCGTGATGATGAGCTGCTCCTTAGCGCTTGTACTTCATCTATCGTTAAAGACTTCCTTGACCAAAGAAGGGCGAGTTCTCGCTCAAATACAGCCTTCAAAATAA
- the focA gene encoding formate transporter FocA, whose product MNLNQFDSLLPPQMAERAADIGVGKATKDPTKSFLLAISAGIHIGIAFVFYTIVTTGAGDLPWGITRVLGGLAFSLGLILVVVTGGELFTSSVLTLVARASGKISWGTLVKNWATVYIGNLIGALLLVACMLLTKQYMFDHGQVGLNTMAISQHKMHHGFIQAIALGIMCNVLVCIAVWMTFSGRTLTDKIAVLILPVAMFVSSGFEHCIANMFQVPLAIGIKTFAPAEFWTMTGANPADYVDLNMMDFLMNNLLPVTIGNIIGGGIFVGMWYWLIYLRD is encoded by the coding sequence ATGAATCTGAACCAATTTGACTCATTATTACCGCCACAAATGGCTGAGCGCGCTGCAGATATTGGCGTAGGTAAAGCAACCAAAGATCCAACCAAATCTTTTCTCCTAGCGATTTCAGCTGGCATACATATCGGTATTGCGTTTGTGTTCTACACAATTGTAACCACTGGCGCTGGTGATTTACCTTGGGGTATTACTCGCGTCCTAGGTGGCCTTGCATTTAGCTTGGGCTTAATCCTCGTTGTTGTTACTGGCGGCGAACTGTTTACCAGTTCGGTGCTCACTCTTGTTGCTCGCGCAAGTGGCAAGATTAGCTGGGGAACCCTAGTAAAGAACTGGGCGACCGTTTATATCGGTAACCTTATTGGTGCTTTATTGCTAGTGGCATGCATGCTTCTGACTAAACAGTACATGTTCGACCATGGGCAAGTGGGTTTGAATACGATGGCCATTTCTCAGCACAAAATGCACCATGGTTTTATCCAAGCTATCGCGCTTGGCATCATGTGTAACGTATTGGTTTGTATCGCGGTATGGATGACATTTAGTGGACGAACACTGACTGACAAAATTGCAGTACTGATTTTACCTGTCGCGATGTTTGTATCATCGGGTTTTGAGCACTGTATTGCGAATATGTTCCAAGTCCCTTTAGCTATCGGTATCAAAACATTTGCTCCAGCTGAATTCTGGACAATGACAGGGGCTAATCCAGCAGACTATGTTGACCTAAACATGATGGACTTTCTGATGAACAACTTGCTGCCCGTTACTATCGGTAACATCATCGGCGGCGGGATCTTTGTTGGCATGTGGTATTGGTTGATTTATTTACGCGATTAA
- the torC gene encoding pentaheme c-type cytochrome TorC has protein sequence MKSFLVKLWRTMTRPAVHISLGVLTMGGFIAGVIFWGGFNTALEHTNTEEFCVSCHTMRDNVYVELQETVHWKNTSGVRATCPDCHVPHEWTAKIARKMQASKEVFAQVFGDLDTPEKFEARRIELAKHEWDRFSSNKSLECKNCHNYDSMDFENMRPTARIQMKNAAERDQSCVDCHKGIAHNLPLDMASASGIVGELENVASSTSYANGSDVISIRHLPMYTDETATVEAGLLSPASKVAVIDEKGDMIKIQIDGWHKAKGFGRVIQEDFGMNISTAILTKEVSQSDVITVGEKKEDELTGLPWEEVNLALWMKKESMVDNFDPIWNAAGQAYQSNCSTCHSQPDEAHFSANGWVGMLDGMIAFVNFDTDTEALVLKYLQKHSSDFSEGHH, from the coding sequence ATGAAATCATTTTTAGTTAAATTATGGCGCACAATGACTCGCCCAGCAGTACACATCAGTCTTGGTGTACTAACTATGGGTGGCTTTATCGCCGGTGTTATTTTCTGGGGCGGTTTTAATACAGCGCTAGAACATACAAACACAGAAGAGTTCTGTGTAAGCTGTCACACCATGCGTGACAATGTATACGTAGAACTACAAGAAACGGTTCACTGGAAAAACACTTCTGGTGTGCGTGCTACTTGTCCTGACTGTCACGTTCCACATGAATGGACAGCAAAAATTGCTCGTAAGATGCAAGCATCTAAAGAAGTCTTCGCTCAAGTATTTGGTGACCTAGATACGCCTGAAAAATTCGAAGCTCGTCGTATCGAGCTGGCTAAACACGAATGGGATCGTTTCTCTTCGAACAAATCTCTAGAGTGTAAAAACTGCCACAACTACGATTCAATGGATTTCGAAAACATGCGCCCAACAGCGCGTATCCAGATGAAGAATGCGGCAGAGCGTGATCAAAGCTGTGTTGACTGTCACAAAGGTATTGCTCACAACCTTCCATTAGATATGGCATCAGCGAGCGGCATTGTTGGCGAGCTAGAAAATGTAGCAAGCAGCACATCTTACGCAAATGGTTCTGATGTGATTTCTATTCGTCACCTACCAATGTACACAGATGAAACAGCAACAGTTGAAGCGGGTCTACTAAGCCCTGCAAGTAAAGTTGCGGTTATCGACGAAAAAGGCGACATGATCAAGATTCAAATCGACGGTTGGCATAAAGCGAAAGGCTTCGGACGTGTAATCCAAGAAGACTTCGGTATGAACATCTCGACTGCAATCTTGACGAAAGAAGTATCTCAAAGTGACGTTATCACTGTTGGTGAGAAGAAAGAAGATGAGCTTACTGGCCTTCCATGGGAAGAAGTTAACCTAGCACTTTGGATGAAGAAAGAGTCTATGGTTGATAACTTCGATCCAATCTGGAACGCAGCGGGTCAAGCGTACCAATCTAACTGTTCAACGTGTCACTCACAGCCAGATGAAGCTCACTTCAGCGCTAACGGTTGGGTAGGCATGCTAGATGGTATGATTGCGTTCGTTAACTTCGATACAGATACAGAAGCACTTGTTCTTAAGTATCTACAGAAGCACTCATCAGATTTTTCTGAAGGCCATCACTAA